A genomic stretch from Pseudoliparis swirei isolate HS2019 ecotype Mariana Trench chromosome 18, NWPU_hadal_v1, whole genome shotgun sequence includes:
- the rhoca gene encoding ras homolog family member Ca — MAAIRKKLVIVGDGACGKTCLLIVFSKDQFPEVYVPTVFENYIADIEVDGKQVELALWDTAGQEDYDRLRPLSYPDTDVILMCFSIDSPDSLENIPEKWTPEVKHFCPNVPIILVGNKKDLRNDEHTRRELAKMKQEPVKPEEGREMASKISAFGSLECSAKTKDGVREVFEMATRAALQVRKSKKKMVCALL, encoded by the exons ATGGCCGCCATCCGGAAGAAGCTGGTGATCGTCGGGGATGGAGCCTGCGGGAAGACGTGTCTCCTCATCGTCTTCAGTAAAGACCAGTTCCCGGAAGTCTACGTCCCAACAGTGTTCGAGAACTACATCGCGGATATCGAGGTTGATGGAAAACAG GTGGAGTTGGCATTGTGGGATACTGCAGGCCAAGAGGACTACGACCGGTTGAGGCCTCTCTCCTACCCCGACACAGACGTCATCCTCATGTGCTTCTCCATCGACAGCCCAGACAGCTTAG AAAATATCCCGGAGAAGTGGACGCCGGAGGTGAAGCACTTCTGTCCCAATGTGCCCATCATCCTGGTGGGGAACAAGAAGGACCTGAGGAATGATGAGCACACCCGGAGAGAGCTGGCCAAGATGAAGCAG GAGCCGGTGAAGCCTGAAGAAGGCCGAGAAATGGCCAGCAAAATCAGTGCATTTGGCAGTTTGGAGTGCTCCGCCAAGACCAAGGACGGCGTGCGGGAAGTGTTCGAGATGGCCACTAGGGCGGCGCTGCAGGTCCGCAAGTCCAAGAAGAAAATGGTCTGCGCGCTGCTGTGA